In Humulus lupulus chromosome 6, drHumLupu1.1, whole genome shotgun sequence, a single genomic region encodes these proteins:
- the LOC133784187 gene encoding uncharacterized protein LOC133784187 — protein sequence MSQPGGNDLPAMFPGGNPSSGASGSMVKKLRLAKKAIRSTSKSPAKGKNQASTTQEKVPPPPPAMKMPPPPPRVPDSAREMEVPPETLSTTTPEVCVPVNPRALEKIPDIFRGTVYETASYTVDHYYNAAERDLRAIETRSPENVMESSLGMALTGVLALHRSISRSRARLEDMRGEH from the exons atgtctcagcccgggggcaACGATCTGCcagctatgttccctggagggaacccttcctctGGGGCCTCCGGGTCCATGGTGAAAAAGCTCCGGTTGGCGAAGAAGGCCATCAGGAGTACCtctaagtcccctgcaaaggggaaaaaccaggcttCGACAACCcaggagaaagtgcctccgccccctcctgcaatgaagatgcctcctcctcccccgcgagTTCCCGACTCTGCTCGGGAAATGGAGGTGCCCCCCGAGACCTTGTCAACCACAACCCCTGAGGTGTGCGTCCCGGTGAACCCCCGGGctttggagaagatccccgacatctttcgggggacggtctacgagacggcgagctacaccgtggaccattacTACAATGCCGCCGAGAGGGACCTACGGGCGATtgagacaaggagcccggagaacgtgatggagtcttcactggggatggctctcacg GGTGTCTTGGCTCTCCatcggagcatatcccgatctagggctcggctcgaggatatgaggggcgagcactaG